From the genome of Oryza glaberrima chromosome 1, OglaRS2, whole genome shotgun sequence:
tgatcgttaacgaccgtcaacagtatacatgaaaaataattatcataacaGATTTAACAATGTTATTATGAATTCATAATGAAATGAGTATTTTTCACGGAATATCGATCACTCAAAGCTAGGTTCATTTTATTTCTTATGGCATCGtagatataatttatttatccATATTTATCGAGTTTTATACAATTATGTAATCAACATTATCATGTTTTTAGAATTTTATGATAGTTAGGATTTGACATCAAGATATGTGCTATTcgtaatatatattaaaattataaatacaTGAATTTATCTTTCTTATAGTTTTCGTTATAAATCAcattgtaaatttattttaacatATCATGATTTCATAGTAGTAGGTgtaatttattttccttttcttttacatttttatgattatttgagtGACCGGTAAAATTATGGAACATGAGTGAgtacaacatgtttccttttcAATAATACCTatgaagtatattttttttctcacaccataaatttagttgtaataatttaaattagtagCTTGATTTATATGTTATAATTTTTTaggttttctattttttacttAATCAATATAGAAAAAGAAGTGGACGCCAGCTGTGGAACATCAGGCAGTACTCATGTTTGTACGTATTATATAGGACtgtgatttagtttttttaaaaaactatggccgagtttagttccaaactttttcttcaaacttttaactttttcatcacatcaaaatttttctacacatacaaacttctaactttttcgtcacatcgttctaatttcaaccaaactttcaattttgacgtgaactaaacacaccctattaTTATAAATTGTGATTTACATGTATCAAATATAGTATGAAAATAGGAACTAATATAGCATGGAAATAGGAGAGAATTAAAGGGGGGATAGAGGGGAGGGCGTACACATCTCCCGTACGCACGGACGAAGCAGGACTTGAAGGTACATGgaatgtggatttttttttttcaaaaatagatctaatTCCATACAATGTTGGGTTCACCATATAAGTGTAAATCTAATAGCTGAAAATCTGAAATAGTGGGTCCATCGATTTATTAGAATACCGCGTggtggcttaggagcgtttgtaggagtccTATGTgacggtttaggagcgtttgtatgaaatttaatggacttttagtatataataatagatagatagatagatttagtTTGTTCCTCTAAAATTTCATGAAAAATCATCCACTTCAAAGAACGGTTAGACAATCCAAACTACAGCTAGAGCATCACTACAGTTACCCAAAAATCTattccctaatttttttttctggggatCTCTGATAAGGATTTAAAGGATTAAAAAAGATATAATTTTCTTAAAGAGTTAAACTAAACCTGGCTCCATCAAAGTGGACCATATCTAAACTACCAACAGAAGTCGTCAATCTCCCTCCCCCGTGTGATCGTGTGCCCCCCTCCCCCACTAGTGGAGAGCAAGAAGAACGTGGAAAGTGATTCTAATTTTTAGGTAGCTAATTGGAGTAACGGTTGGACTGAATTTTCACTAATAATCCTAAAATTAGGAAATGGAACTATATTGTGCACCTATTGGTGATACTTAGCGGAATCGCCTACAAAGTTTGCATAGTTTGTCTGTCGACGTATCCAACAACATGATTGTCGAAGTGTTAGACCCGATTATGGTACTTTTGGAGTATTGAGTGCGTTGGTGCTAGGGTATACGTGAGATTGGAATGCAAAGACGGTTGCCATGAATTTTTATACAAGCTCGGATCCCCTGAAGATGGGAAATAATCCTACTCTGTCTATGTGTATAGCGTAAGTATCACACCGATTATCACGAAGGAATAAACTAGCTATTCTAGCCCACCAAATAGTCTTTGTCGAGAGCTAATCTGGCAACTTGGAGTTGGCAGCTAGCTGTAGGCTTCTTCTCGACTGATTGTCGATGTAGCTTGTGGCTATGGTCTGTAATTCAATGCTCAATGTTGTATTTATATGGGTAGGCAACCTCTTGTCCAAGAAGAACTCTAAGATTCCTTGGGGGATACATGAAGATAAATCCTTGTATTACCTAGGTCAAAGTCTGACGTCTTTACTTACTTGAAACAAAGTTtactgatgtgaccatggctactgtGGATACAAGCATTGCTCATATCATGAATTAACAAGAAGactcaagatcaagtcctctaGTTCTAGAATCCAATTCAGCCACCTGATAGagtgctgacttcaaacggccaccaCATGTGCATACGAGCTCCGTTTTGgatccatgagtacttgatgtaAAGCTCTTGGAGTCCTTTTTCTAACGAATCCAGCCTCATCGCTAAATTCTATCTTAATTAGGTCCCGTTCGTTTCTTATGTAATAGGTGGATGAAAATttagatactcgtggcacgcttttcaaactgctaaacggtgtgttttgtgcgaaaactttctatatgaaagttgttctaaaacatcagattaatccattgttcaagtttgtaataattaaaacccaattagtcacacgttattatcacatcgttttgcgtgaaacatttaatcttcatcttcatcttcatctccaggagattcaaacaccacagTCATTTGCAATTGAAGATACAAAGGTGTTGTGTCGCCTATAATAAGCCTATGGTTTTGTAACTTCATTTAGGACCCCTACCAAtatggggcccatgtggggtgcgccccaaccaggtggagcacgacctaGGGACCCATTGGTCATCCTCCCACTTCCATAAATAGCTAGTTATTAGGGATGCAACTGGGTAGTTCTGCTACCCGCAAAAAAACCCGCATTCTAGTCTACGCAtggtagtataaaatttagaagaaaaaaataactagaaGTGGGATAAGCGGGACAAAAAAGCCTGCTTGCCCgccccgcttgcatccctactaAGTACCCCTTCAGgatttcttgggttttgtttagatcaaagtttagctttgctactttatcgtgtaatcccgtgatcggttagatcaCCGGTTTGCTCGTTACGGAACCCCACCTGTAATACTTTTGTTAATTCGATCCTACTACATCTTTAATTTGCAAATTGAGTTTCTTGTGTTCATCTTTTTCTTGCTAGTTCTCAATTGCTTACAGGAACAAATACCCTCGTGGTTGGGCTGACTGTGCATCCGTTGAGATTCACGACCGGCTCTGGAGTTGGTGTAACGATTACTAAGGCACAACATCCTTGGATAGTTGTTCGGATCACCAACGTCGGCCCATCAATCGACTTATCCTCTCATTGAAAGATCGGGACACCCTAGTGCATATCATTTACATCTTTATCCGTAATATTCCAAGTATACCTTTCCATATAAAGCTAAATATACGGTATTCCGATGGCTATAAATCGAAGTGTAGAGATATACACCTAATCCGTAACACAAACAATGATTATTTTTCTAAACCTTAAAAGCGAATGCAATGTCTTGCTTTTAGGTTTTATCATTGTTCAGCAAGGGCAAGTGTGCACGCGTGTATATAAGCTTTTGTGTTTgtactttattttaaaaataatactatGCAAACAAGGTAGATTTCTTATTTTGGACCCATTATACAACTTATGTGTTATTTTtccgagaaaaaagaaacacttcctcgccaaaagaaaaagaaaaaagaaacacgaaATCTCGGCCGTTCGATGGTAGTAACATGAAGAGCAAAATTaacgcgtcctcctcctccccatccccagTCCGACGGTTCCCAATCCAAGAGGAGAGATGGCGCGCTGCTccccgccgctgctgcgccgcctCTTCTGCTGCGCCGCCAaacccgcctccgccgccgccggcggcaccaGCAAGAAGAATATCGTCTTCTTGGGCTCCCCCCAGGTACCACCCCCACCCCGCAAGCTGTTCTTCACCTCTCGGTTCGCCAACTCCCGTGCTCCGGTCTGTTGTCTGATCCAAGAGCTCGGCGTGTCGCGCCTCAGGTAGCCGCCTCCGTCCTGGAAACTTTGCTGGTGGCGTCGGAGTCGCCGGACTCCGCATTCCAGGTTGCCGCCGTCGTGAcgcagccgccggccgccaagAACCGGGGGAGGAAGCTGATGCCGTCGGCCGTCGCGCAGCTCGCGCTCGACCGCGGGTTCCCCGGAGACCTCATCTTCACTCCGGAGCGCGCTGGGGAGGTAATGTCTTCTGAATCGTTCTCTGGGAAAACTTTCACATTGAGGCTACAATGGTGTTGAGTCGCACAAAGATTAATGCAGGAGGCGTTTCTGTCAGACCTGAAGGAGGTGAGACCAGAGCTCTGCATCACTGCTGCCTATGGAAACATTCTGCCTCAGAGGTTTCTTGATATTCCGCCTTATGGTACGTCTGCCTGCCAAAGCATCAGCTTAGCCAATTCTCTCGTACTGTTTGATTGCTCTGGTGCGCAACGAACATGTACCGTCTCATGCTCAAGCAGAAATAGTTCTCTTGGCTCCTTTCAAAAAAAGTTCTCTTGGAAATTAGCTGATATTGACTAGCAACTGGGGACTTCTGCTTTCCTGCTACAATCCATGTCCAGTTGTCTGTGAATGGCTTATATTTGTTGAATACGCACTTGTCAAATTAGATGCAAAGTAACAAACCAAAACTGGATAACTTATAGGAGAACCAATGTTAACCGGTTGGTCTTCTGTTTCCAGTCTATAAATTGCCAAAACCAAAACGTGATAACTTCTGAGTTCATAGTCAACCTTATAATTGGTGCTAAAAGCAGCCTACTTTGCCACAAATCAATCTGGGACATGTTGAATTTTGTCTACTGAGTGCTGAACATTGACTATTTGGCATTTCTATCTACATACCAGGAACTGTTAACATACACCCGAGTTTGCTGCCTCTATATCGTGGTGCAGCACCTGTGCAGAGAGCATTGCAGGTTTTAATGATCTACCTGTTACAACTATGAGCCAGTGAAGCTATTAGCTGtggaatattttatatttatcaattttaacTGCAGGACGGTGTTGAAGAAACAGGTGTTTCCCTTGCATATACTGTCCGTGCCTTGGATGCGGGTCCAGTTATTGCTTCTGAAAAGTTTGCTGTAGATGAGTATATTAAGGTAGGTGGTTCTAACTGTCTTGCTGGTTTTATTATCATCTTGACAGTTTAAATTTATAGAACAGAAGTCAACCATTGCTTGAATGAAAATATACATGGGACTCTCCATGCTATTCAGTCACATAACATAAGCAAGACTATATATGTAACTGCACTTTTATTGTAAGTTTCTAGTTAATGAAAATGCATGAGAActcatggtaaaaaaaaaaaagcatgacaATGTTGATAATTTTGGTCCATTATAGACTATTGCTATGTGGTTGTAATTTTAGTGATGATGAATATGAACAATCGTTTGGCCATTATTCAAGGAGCTCGTTTAGTTCAAATTATAAACTGGAGATAATTTAAGTTTCATAAAATATACTGATCGTTTTTGTAACTTTCTTCATATGCAGGCACCGGAGCTGCTTGCTATATTGTTCAACTTAGGTAAAGACTATAAACTATTCACTATGTGTTATTAATGGTCATATTTCTAGACAGCTTATTCCTAACTCTTTTTCTGGTAACTATGATTAGTTGATTATACCTACCAAGGAACAGACcttatttcaaatttttgaTACTATCTTCTTCTAAATATAGTTCTGAGCTAtatgattttgagatttttgtaATTTGGATTCTTGTGTTAAATAGGATCCAAGCTATTGCTTCATGAACTACCCTCTATTCTTGATGGAACGGCTAAAGAAAAGGCAAAACCACAAGATGACTCCAAAGTTACACATGCACCGAAGGTATGCATAGGATGGCAATATTGAATTGGAGGCTACCGAATTCAGACTTAGAACTATAGCAGTGAGAATTATACGAAAAGTCACTGCTATAATTCTCACTCAACTGAACATGCGCAAAACAAATAAGAAGACTTGAGCATAGCTACATGAGCCTTTGTCATACGTCCTGCCTGcagtttagtttttattttacatTTGATACTTCATTTGAAACTGCTTAAAtctatcatagtttattttcaaatatttatacCGATTTGTTGCATTTATTTATTCCCTCTTTTCTTACAGTTCGCATGCCATCATTTTGGGAACTCCACCCTGCATTTCTAATGTTGATATACACTTTCTAGGATTGTGCTATACTGAAGCTTatatttccttttatatttGGCTTTGTATATGTTTATGAAATCTGAATCACGCTGTTGAACCCTCTACTATAAATGAGACCTGGAGCCCAAAAT
Proteins encoded in this window:
- the LOC127758028 gene encoding uncharacterized protein LOC127758028 — protein: MARCSPPLLRRLFCCAAKPASAAAGGTSKKNIVFLGSPQVAASVLETLLVASESPDSAFQVAAVVTQPPAAKNRGRKLMPSAVAQLALDRGFPGDLIFTPERAGEEAFLSDLKEVRPELCITAAYGNILPQRFLDIPPYGTVNIHPSLLPLYRGAAPVQRALQDGVEETGVSLAYTVRALDAGPVIASEKFAVDEYIKAPELLAILFNLGSKLLLHELPSILDGTAKEKAKPQDDSKVTHAPKLNSDESWLLFNQEAKLLHNKVRAFAGWPGTRAKLQLVNQNGEPDVLEIKVISTKACASCDKTGDGNEVLFSGNSLLIPCGGSSCLEVVELQLPGKKVTTARDFWNGLRGQKLLKSP